One stretch of Cedecea neteri DNA includes these proteins:
- a CDS encoding conserved phage C-terminal domain-containing protein — protein sequence MSMTLMAKAMGIRVGHPIRKLVLLKLADNANDKGECWPSTRHIADHCECSKSTVRSHVDALVEMGLVQKTNRIGRNNGKGNASNVYLLTLDNPISALGTGGDKATPMPASDIAPMPGGGIAMPDADSPMPGDGITPMPPHGTRTYHSFEPVIEPVTEPKECQADELPDDIDEPALKVLNHLNKTTGARFQDGQTTMGFINGLLVGEYVADELILVIDHRNEMWGADQKMSQYLRPSTIFDFKAFEEYLPLARKWDEEGRLSLREPEIDTAERDAAYRRLWARGTFKTPLEIRVRKAAGQANIGQKSPEAAKREWDRLWMENAKAMQSEARKS from the coding sequence ATGAGCATGACTCTGATGGCAAAGGCAATGGGGATCCGTGTCGGGCATCCGATACGGAAACTCGTACTCCTAAAGCTCGCAGACAACGCGAACGACAAGGGTGAGTGCTGGCCATCTACGCGGCACATCGCTGATCACTGTGAATGCAGCAAAAGCACGGTGCGTTCACACGTAGATGCGCTGGTAGAAATGGGGCTGGTTCAGAAAACAAATCGTATCGGCAGGAATAACGGCAAAGGCAATGCGTCGAACGTGTACCTGCTGACACTGGACAACCCTATATCAGCTCTCGGCACAGGGGGTGATAAAGCCACCCCTATGCCTGCATCTGATATAGCCCCTATGCCTGGAGGCGGCATAGCTATGCCTGATGCTGATAGCCCTATGCCTGGAGACGGCATAACCCCTATGCCGCCACACGGCACCAGAACCTATCACTCTTTTGAACCTGTCATAGAACCAGTCACAGAACCAAAAGAATGTCAGGCAGACGAGCTGCCCGACGATATCGACGAGCCAGCTTTGAAAGTTTTAAACCATCTGAATAAAACCACTGGCGCCAGATTCCAGGACGGACAAACCACGATGGGATTTATCAACGGGCTCCTGGTCGGGGAGTACGTTGCTGACGAGCTGATCCTGGTTATCGATCACCGCAACGAGATGTGGGGCGCTGACCAAAAAATGTCGCAGTACCTGAGGCCCAGCACAATTTTTGATTTCAAGGCTTTCGAGGAATACCTGCCACTGGCCCGGAAATGGGACGAAGAAGGGCGCCTGTCACTGCGAGAACCTGAGATTGATACAGCAGAGCGCGATGCCGCATACCGCAGGCTTTGGGCGAGAGGGACGTTTAAAACTCCGCTGGAGATACGGGTAAGAAAAGCCGCTGGCCAGGCAAATATCGGGCAGAAATCTCCAGAGGCTGCAAAGCGTGAATGGGATCGCTTGTGGATGGAGAACGCCAAAGCGATGCAGTCCGAAGCCCGGAAAAGCTGA
- a CDS encoding winged helix-turn-helix domain-containing protein — MGIILDALKQHEKITARDLAQVSGIEPKEVISVLQRMERAGRVRQCNGFWHYKSTADRRGATVEKIGLHELVKLVACLGPVRAGELADLVNANRKAIGTGLCNAFAAGQLSRTGKRSFYVYEKKIEGQAND, encoded by the coding sequence ATGGGAATAATTTTGGATGCACTTAAACAGCACGAAAAAATCACGGCGCGGGATCTGGCGCAAGTCAGCGGGATTGAACCGAAAGAAGTGATTTCTGTTCTGCAGCGCATGGAGCGGGCCGGGCGTGTTCGTCAGTGCAACGGATTCTGGCATTACAAATCTACCGCCGATCGCCGTGGCGCCACTGTCGAGAAAATTGGGCTCCATGAGCTTGTGAAGCTGGTGGCCTGCCTGGGGCCGGTAAGGGCAGGTGAGCTTGCCGATCTGGTTAACGCAAACCGCAAGGCCATAGGCACGGGGCTCTGCAATGCATTTGCCGCAGGTCAGTTATCACGAACAGGGAAACGCAGTTTTTACGTTTACGAGAAAAAAATCGAGGGCCAGGCGAATGACTGA
- a CDS encoding class I SAM-dependent methyltransferase has translation MTNTPAILDMCCGSRMFWLDKQDERAVFSDIRAEQHTLCDGRKLVISPDVIADFRALPFADSSFPVVVFDPPHLERVVENAWMGKKYGRLNKDTWRDDLRAGFKEAFRVLRPQGVLIFKWNETQVPVSQVIALTDEKPAIWQRTGKADKTHWIIFVKAEASND, from the coding sequence ATGACTAACACCCCGGCCATTCTCGATATGTGCTGCGGCTCGCGCATGTTCTGGCTCGATAAGCAGGACGAACGCGCCGTATTCAGCGATATCCGCGCAGAGCAGCACACGTTGTGCGACGGGAGAAAGTTGGTTATCAGCCCGGACGTGATTGCCGACTTCCGCGCGCTGCCGTTCGCCGACAGCTCTTTCCCGGTTGTTGTTTTCGACCCGCCGCACCTTGAGCGCGTTGTCGAAAACGCCTGGATGGGTAAAAAGTACGGGCGGCTCAACAAAGATACATGGCGCGATGACCTACGCGCCGGGTTTAAAGAGGCATTCCGCGTACTGCGGCCACAGGGCGTACTCATCTTCAAGTGGAACGAAACGCAGGTGCCGGTTAGCCAAGTAATAGCTCTTACCGATGAGAAGCCCGCCATCTGGCAGAGAACAGGCAAAGCCGACAAAACCCACTGGATTATTTTTGTGAAAGCCGAGGCCAGCAATGACTAA
- a CDS encoding HNH endonuclease, translated as MALTKKQRAVLRMKFGGRCAYCGCELGDKWHADHVKPVLRHMNGSGMIHAENDTEENMVPACHPCNLHKHCNSLEDYRRIIGDGRREFLVSGKGKALVRMGLVDMKPDPVVFWFERYQQEAL; from the coding sequence ATGGCACTGACGAAAAAGCAACGCGCTGTGCTGCGTATGAAGTTTGGTGGCCGCTGCGCGTACTGTGGATGTGAACTTGGCGATAAGTGGCACGCTGACCATGTAAAGCCCGTCCTGAGGCATATGAATGGCAGCGGCATGATTCACGCCGAAAACGACACCGAAGAAAATATGGTTCCGGCCTGCCATCCATGCAACCTGCACAAGCACTGCAACAGCCTGGAGGATTATCGGCGAATTATCGGGGATGGTAGACGGGAGTTTCTTGTGTCCGGCAAGGGTAAGGCACTTGTTCGAATGGGGTTGGTCGATATGAAGCCCGACCCGGTGGTTTTCTGGTTCGAACGCTATCAGCAGGAGGCTTTATGA
- a CDS encoding Ref family recombination enhancement nuclease, translating into MKKAEREHLSRVAALGCIVCRNLGFGETPAEIHHIRIGQGVAQRADNYSSIPLCHPHHRTGGHGVAVHAGKQTWENNFGTELELLEQVNNELGVSV; encoded by the coding sequence GTGAAGAAAGCAGAGCGCGAACACCTTTCCCGTGTTGCGGCCCTCGGCTGCATCGTTTGCCGCAATCTTGGTTTCGGTGAGACACCGGCAGAAATCCACCACATCAGAATCGGCCAGGGCGTTGCCCAGCGCGCTGACAACTATTCATCGATCCCTCTTTGCCATCCTCATCACCGAACTGGCGGGCACGGTGTCGCTGTGCATGCCGGAAAGCAGACATGGGAGAATAATTTCGGCACTGAGCTGGAATTGCTGGAGCAGGTTAATAACGAACTGGGGGTATCGGTATGA
- a CDS encoding methyltransferase domain-containing protein produces the protein MKSFYQELNSGLVFLPELGIGRYPVPKNRPYDESYFANYQKLANTEMGHELTQARIHLVKRHYKGPVLDVGIGAGQFVDSRPDTLGFDVNPVGVAWLNERGCYADLYAKKWPVLTMWDVLEHIDEPDLAVQQATKFVFVSIPIFADAGDIVRSHHFRKTEHIWYFTDDGIKRWFAEQGFECVEQNTLECHLGRKGVASYAFRRI, from the coding sequence ATGAAGTCGTTTTATCAGGAATTAAACAGCGGGCTGGTATTCCTTCCTGAGCTGGGGATAGGCCGCTATCCGGTACCTAAAAACCGGCCGTACGACGAGAGCTATTTCGCCAACTATCAAAAGCTGGCTAATACAGAAATGGGACACGAGCTTACACAGGCGCGGATCCATCTGGTTAAACGTCACTATAAAGGGCCGGTGCTTGATGTTGGCATAGGCGCCGGCCAGTTTGTTGACTCTCGTCCTGACACCCTCGGCTTTGATGTGAATCCGGTGGGTGTGGCTTGGTTGAATGAGCGCGGGTGCTATGCTGACCTGTACGCCAAAAAATGGCCGGTTCTAACGATGTGGGATGTGCTCGAGCATATCGACGAACCCGACCTGGCGGTGCAGCAGGCTACAAAATTTGTTTTCGTTTCGATCCCCATATTCGCTGACGCTGGCGACATAGTGCGGTCGCATCATTTCAGAAAAACAGAGCACATCTGGTATTTCACTGACGACGGCATTAAACGCTGGTTTGCTGAGCAGGGCTTTGAATGCGTCGAACAGAACACCCTCGAATGCCATTTAGGGCGTAAAGGCGTCGCTTCGTACGCTTTCCGTCGAATTTAA
- a CDS encoding class II holin family protein produces MPDKLASIAGYCTSGGLICWGGIAQWIHDLDWNLVAVVGGFVIGLLTFFVNFYFKRRQTKAYEAALARGYVTPPPQDN; encoded by the coding sequence ATGCCTGACAAACTCGCATCGATAGCGGGGTACTGTACATCCGGCGGCCTCATTTGTTGGGGGGGTATAGCTCAATGGATACATGACCTCGACTGGAACCTTGTTGCAGTTGTTGGCGGCTTCGTTATTGGCCTGCTGACATTCTTCGTTAACTTTTACTTCAAACGTCGCCAGACAAAAGCCTATGAGGCAGCGCTGGCGCGTGGCTATGTAACTCCACCTCCGCAGGACAACTAA
- a CDS encoding lysozyme — MASTKSKLSAAMLGLLAAGATAPVLMSQFQDEKEGTSLVAYPDAGGVWTICGGVTRVDGKPVVKGMQLTRQQCDKIDKAEQAKALAWVEKNVRVPLTEPQKVGIASFCPWNIGPGKCLPSTFWRKLNAGDRHGACAEIKRWTYDRGRDCRIRSNNCYGQVLRRDQESELACWGIDQ; from the coding sequence ATGGCATCAACGAAAAGCAAACTCAGCGCGGCCATGCTTGGGCTGTTAGCTGCTGGTGCCACTGCACCGGTGCTCATGAGCCAGTTTCAGGATGAAAAAGAGGGAACCAGCCTTGTCGCTTACCCTGATGCTGGCGGCGTGTGGACGATTTGCGGCGGTGTAACTCGCGTTGACGGTAAACCCGTAGTTAAGGGCATGCAGCTGACGCGTCAGCAGTGCGACAAAATCGACAAAGCAGAGCAGGCAAAGGCTTTGGCCTGGGTGGAAAAAAATGTTCGAGTGCCGCTGACCGAGCCTCAAAAAGTCGGTATCGCTTCTTTCTGTCCCTGGAATATTGGCCCCGGAAAATGTCTGCCATCCACGTTCTGGCGAAAGCTTAATGCTGGTGACCGGCACGGCGCATGCGCTGAGATAAAACGCTGGACGTATGACCGCGGGCGAGATTGCCGGATCCGTTCGAATAACTGCTATGGGCAGGTTCTACGACGTGACCAGGAATCTGAGCTGGCATGCTGGGGGATAGACCAGTGA
- a CDS encoding terminase small subunit, which produces MAKPDWGALQYQFLAEHAKTGISPKEWCEARGLNYTSARRYIKKPAAQSAQKTAQKKVRSAQAESAVPGVQQGLQTSPAQQSSNADAQSIDPGSYGLNDMQWKFVTEYLIDLDKTAAYKRAGYKSHGETAAAAARRLYRNVSVNRAIRDALDLRAQRTAITQDSVLQWWWDIATADATQLTEHHRACCRYCWGFGHNYQWRDAVEFEERSTEAREKKRREPEDAGGYGFDATMDPNPECPRCNGAGLSRTVFHDTRDITGPARRLFAGVKEGKFGLEVITRNQDEAMKLVAQHLGMLKNKTELSGPDGGPVQTETTNLTPQEAADVYKKMMG; this is translated from the coding sequence ATGGCAAAACCGGACTGGGGAGCGCTGCAATACCAGTTCCTCGCCGAACATGCCAAAACTGGTATCTCCCCGAAAGAGTGGTGTGAGGCGCGGGGATTAAACTACACATCTGCGCGTCGCTACATCAAAAAGCCAGCTGCGCAGAGTGCGCAAAAAACTGCGCAGAAAAAAGTGCGCAGCGCGCAAGCGGAAAGCGCTGTACCGGGTGTACAGCAAGGGTTGCAAACTTCACCTGCGCAGCAGAGTAGTAATGCAGATGCGCAATCCATAGATCCGGGCAGTTACGGGCTAAACGATATGCAGTGGAAGTTTGTGACTGAGTATCTTATCGACCTGGATAAGACAGCGGCTTACAAGCGCGCGGGTTATAAAAGCCATGGGGAAACAGCAGCCGCGGCAGCTCGCCGGCTGTATCGAAATGTATCGGTAAACCGGGCAATCAGGGATGCACTTGATCTGCGAGCGCAGCGCACGGCCATCACACAGGATTCTGTTCTGCAGTGGTGGTGGGATATTGCTACCGCCGACGCTACGCAGTTGACAGAACATCACCGGGCCTGCTGCCGTTACTGCTGGGGATTCGGCCATAACTATCAGTGGCGTGATGCGGTGGAGTTTGAAGAGCGAAGCACAGAGGCTCGGGAGAAAAAGCGCCGCGAACCGGAAGATGCCGGTGGTTATGGTTTTGACGCGACGATGGATCCAAACCCTGAATGCCCTCGTTGCAACGGCGCTGGCCTGAGCCGAACAGTATTTCACGACACACGCGATATAACAGGCCCGGCACGACGTTTATTTGCGGGAGTGAAAGAAGGGAAGTTTGGGCTCGAAGTGATCACCCGCAATCAGGATGAGGCAATGAAGTTGGTTGCTCAGCACCTGGGCATGCTCAAGAACAAGACGGAATTGAGCGGACCGGATGGTGGACCTGTGCAGACCGAGACAACAAACCTCACCCCTCAGGAAGCTGCAGACGTCTATAAAAAGATGATGGGCTAA
- a CDS encoding DUF1073 domain-containing protein has translation MAKRPRNTGGKKPVRTADGYNNFPAKLGAQTQNIQTGGTYLPGYLTRNRVELEFAYRSSFLVGAAVDAMADDMTRKGVNISSKLKPGQKGKVETFWDEAAIWDGLNDTIKWSRLYGGAILVVLIEGQDMSTPLRLDRIKQGQFKGVISLDRWMVKPSYVDLVTDYGPEFGKPKYYRVVTNQQGIPPWKIHHSRIIRMEGDSLPFQQAQTENGWGMSVVERIFERIQAFDTATVGTTQLIHKAHLRTYSIEDLRKILAMPEGSPMVAGLMKHMDMIREFQTIEGMTLMDKKDEFATHSYSFAGIADVILRFAEQVSGATGIPLVRLFGQSPAGFSTGDGDLENYYSRVNSLQERRLRRHIRWLMDISWRSLFGEELPEDFTFEFNKLWEMSDTDRSTMANNVVTALATAVRDVGMTPAAALNDLRNMSDVIGIGGSITDEDIENAKAQWEEDESQTSPPPSFREAVQPKPVGDSKPDRGNRRWYLRWFPVWS, from the coding sequence ATGGCAAAACGGCCACGCAATACAGGCGGCAAGAAGCCCGTCAGGACGGCTGACGGGTATAACAACTTCCCGGCAAAGCTCGGCGCACAGACACAAAACATTCAAACCGGCGGCACTTATCTGCCGGGTTATCTCACCCGTAACCGCGTAGAGCTGGAATTTGCCTACCGGTCATCATTCCTCGTTGGCGCAGCAGTTGACGCAATGGCCGATGATATGACCCGCAAGGGCGTAAACATCAGCTCAAAGCTCAAGCCTGGGCAAAAAGGGAAGGTAGAGACATTCTGGGATGAGGCTGCTATCTGGGATGGACTGAACGACACGATTAAATGGTCGCGTCTTTATGGCGGTGCAATTCTGGTTGTGCTCATCGAGGGGCAGGACATGTCAACGCCTCTCAGGCTGGACCGCATTAAACAGGGGCAGTTTAAAGGCGTAATCAGCCTTGACCGCTGGATGGTCAAGCCCTCGTATGTGGATCTGGTCACCGATTACGGGCCGGAATTTGGCAAACCAAAATATTACCGGGTGGTGACCAATCAGCAGGGCATTCCACCCTGGAAGATTCACCACTCGCGCATTATCCGCATGGAGGGTGATTCTCTGCCTTTCCAGCAGGCGCAGACAGAGAACGGCTGGGGAATGTCAGTGGTAGAGCGTATTTTCGAGCGAATTCAGGCGTTCGATACGGCGACTGTTGGCACCACACAGCTGATTCACAAAGCGCACCTGAGAACGTACAGCATTGAGGACCTTCGCAAGATTCTGGCTATGCCGGAAGGCAGCCCGATGGTGGCCGGTCTGATGAAGCATATGGACATGATCCGCGAGTTTCAGACCATCGAGGGTATGACCCTGATGGATAAGAAGGACGAATTCGCAACACACAGCTATTCGTTCGCGGGTATTGCAGATGTGATCCTTCGCTTTGCCGAGCAGGTCTCAGGTGCAACCGGTATACCCCTGGTCCGTTTATTCGGGCAGTCACCTGCTGGATTCAGTACCGGCGATGGTGACCTGGAAAACTACTACAGCCGTGTTAACTCGCTGCAGGAGCGCCGACTACGCCGCCACATTCGCTGGCTGATGGATATCTCCTGGCGTTCGCTGTTTGGCGAGGAGCTGCCGGAGGACTTCACCTTTGAGTTTAATAAGCTCTGGGAAATGTCGGACACCGACCGCTCGACAATGGCGAACAACGTTGTTACCGCGCTTGCTACTGCTGTGCGTGACGTTGGCATGACACCAGCCGCCGCGCTGAATGACCTCCGCAATATGTCCGACGTAATCGGGATCGGCGGCTCAATCACTGATGAGGACATAGAAAATGCGAAAGCCCAGTGGGAGGAGGATGAATCTCAAACCAGCCCTCCGCCGTCGTTCAGAGAAGCAGTACAGCCAAAGCCTGTTGGCGATAGCAAACCAGATCGGGGAAATCGTCGGTGGTACTTACGATGGTTCCCAGTCTGGAGCTGA
- a CDS encoding phage minor head protein yields the protein MFEQVEREEWNQWRSASEEIGAGLREVVGNTPVGQVAQDIVYRQIQLMKSLPIEAADRVREIQTRAMQAVVNGERPDQLYEMIMQSGDVAAGRARMIARTEIGRATGALTQARALAVGSEGYWWRIEGIGTRPSHRRMKDKFVRWDNPPTLDSMTGHAGCLPNCKCYPEVDIPAPRK from the coding sequence ATGTTCGAGCAGGTAGAGCGCGAAGAGTGGAATCAGTGGCGTTCTGCATCGGAGGAAATCGGGGCTGGTCTGCGCGAGGTTGTGGGCAATACGCCAGTCGGCCAGGTTGCGCAGGATATCGTTTATCGTCAGATCCAGTTGATGAAGTCGCTACCCATCGAGGCCGCTGACCGGGTGAGGGAAATCCAGACCCGCGCTATGCAGGCCGTGGTTAATGGCGAGCGACCGGATCAGCTCTACGAAATGATAATGCAATCCGGTGACGTGGCCGCCGGCAGGGCAAGGATGATAGCGCGTACTGAGATAGGGCGGGCAACTGGTGCTCTCACTCAGGCGAGGGCGCTGGCGGTTGGATCAGAGGGTTACTGGTGGCGCATTGAGGGTATAGGCACCCGTCCATCACATCGACGCATGAAAGATAAATTTGTGCGCTGGGATAACCCACCGACGCTGGATAGCATGACCGGCCACGCGGGTTGTCTGCCGAACTGCAAATGCTATCCGGAAGTGGATATTCCTGCCCCGAGAAAGTGA
- a CDS encoding DUF2213 domain-containing protein produces the protein MKYFFTTRLGETRYLQADGSLLCKDVPIARTGTQVYLPEEIDLEPDASGTVTVWRTEDEVFSVETMASFEGVAVTLGHPEDDEGNIVFVNPANFRDLAHGHIQNVRRGTGDKSDLLIADVLIKRQEAIDAVQAGLTDVSCGYDAQYKQLAPGKGKQYQITGNHLAVGIDRGRAGGRCAIGDSIPSNRKKEKPMISWLKNVAKAIKTKDEDALAKLIDEAPDLPSDGLGSIPGSTININIPSQATALPTENRTTTDETPGAEAGKEKTGDDDVPDWAKTLLSRIEKLEGKTTDSDPDNIQTGDEDEEEDKKVTADAAFKRSIIADAEIICPGFQPTGDKGLKRQVLNQAVRTGDSLKGFGITDFSKAPKSTVDAAFTAAVEIHKAKNHLAPLSSIRTADHGVSTKNLSPAELNKINAEFWKNRK, from the coding sequence ATGAAATATTTCTTCACTACACGCCTGGGCGAAACCCGCTATCTACAGGCTGATGGTTCTTTGCTGTGTAAAGACGTGCCAATCGCCCGAACGGGAACGCAGGTTTATCTACCGGAAGAAATCGACCTTGAACCGGATGCCAGCGGCACAGTGACCGTATGGCGTACGGAGGATGAGGTTTTCTCCGTTGAGACGATGGCGAGCTTTGAGGGTGTGGCGGTCACGCTGGGCCATCCGGAGGACGACGAGGGGAATATCGTTTTCGTCAACCCGGCGAACTTCCGCGATCTGGCCCACGGACACATTCAGAACGTCCGGCGCGGTACCGGCGACAAATCAGACCTGCTTATTGCCGATGTGCTGATTAAGCGACAGGAAGCCATCGACGCCGTGCAGGCCGGGCTTACTGACGTCAGCTGCGGCTACGACGCGCAATACAAGCAGCTGGCGCCCGGCAAGGGCAAACAATACCAAATCACAGGTAATCACCTGGCGGTCGGCATCGACCGGGGCCGGGCTGGTGGCCGTTGTGCTATCGGGGACTCCATCCCATCTAATCGAAAAAAGGAAAAACCAATGATTTCGTGGTTAAAAAACGTGGCTAAGGCCATTAAGACGAAAGATGAGGATGCACTGGCAAAACTCATCGACGAAGCGCCGGACCTGCCATCTGATGGCCTGGGTTCGATCCCCGGCTCAACTATCAACATCAACATTCCATCGCAGGCTACGGCGCTCCCGACGGAGAACCGCACGACTACCGATGAAACGCCTGGTGCGGAGGCGGGTAAAGAAAAAACAGGCGACGATGACGTACCAGATTGGGCTAAAACTCTGCTTTCCCGTATCGAAAAGCTGGAAGGTAAAACCACTGATTCTGACCCGGACAACATCCAGACCGGCGATGAGGACGAGGAAGAGGATAAGAAGGTAACCGCGGACGCAGCCTTTAAGCGCAGCATCATTGCGGATGCCGAAATTATCTGTCCTGGCTTCCAGCCTACCGGCGATAAGGGTCTGAAACGTCAGGTTCTCAATCAGGCCGTGCGTACCGGTGACAGCCTGAAAGGATTCGGGATTACCGACTTTAGCAAAGCACCAAAGTCTACCGTAGACGCCGCCTTTACCGCTGCCGTGGAAATCCATAAGGCAAAAAATCACCTGGCACCACTGAGCAGCATCCGTACTGCTGACCACGGCGTTAGTACCAAAAACCTTTCACCGGCTGAGCTAAACAAGATCAACGCCGAATTCTGGAAAAACCGTAAATAA
- a CDS encoding structural cement protein Gp24, producing the protein MAGTAYLDRMPIGIVGAVTRPRDLTIEPVTLDLQKPFSGYGLPGKYVSNKFVPLESGDTIDKVQGIFVRPYPITSAADLAYLGVKVNQVADELKRGYICVKATVGSAVTAQKGDPVYVRVAGGTSGSPVGTFVLSPDSTADNTPQLKNAQVMGPGEADGRIEIAFNI; encoded by the coding sequence ATGGCTGGAACAGCATATTTAGACCGCATGCCGATTGGCATTGTGGGGGCAGTAACGCGCCCGCGTGACCTCACTATCGAACCCGTAACACTTGATCTCCAAAAACCTTTCAGCGGCTACGGTCTGCCAGGTAAATACGTCAGCAATAAATTTGTACCGCTGGAGTCTGGCGACACGATCGACAAAGTACAGGGGATTTTCGTTCGTCCTTATCCAATCACCTCTGCTGCTGATTTGGCCTATCTCGGTGTGAAGGTTAATCAGGTCGCAGACGAGCTGAAACGCGGCTACATCTGTGTGAAAGCAACCGTGGGCAGCGCAGTGACGGCACAAAAGGGTGACCCGGTCTATGTGCGTGTTGCTGGTGGTACCTCTGGCAGCCCAGTAGGCACTTTTGTGCTCTCTCCCGACTCTACAGCGGATAACACCCCTCAGTTGAAAAATGCCCAGGTCATGGGGCCGGGTGAAGCTGATGGCCGTATTGAAATCGCATTTAACATCTGA
- a CDS encoding major capsid family protein, translated as MFTVDRATIDSTGALVVGELERMDQSLNMPLVSVKWTRDMPLRSDISIADEVSSFTNTDFVSVGGPNPHGKNWMGKKGTATPGPELDITPTRNNLTPWATEVSWNVLELASAQQLGRPIDTQKYEAMKTKWNMDTDEQVYIGDKDLGVAGLLNLPDVVPLAAAAAWTATTDPDVMLQDVNLLLTDVWMRSGYAVCPAKIGVAPELFGLMTIKKVSSAGNISVLEYIKINSIAYQENGEPLEIVSIKWASKRGAANAHRIVAYTQDEKYVRFPMVPLLSTPLEYRSMQQLTVYYGKLGQVEAPYSNTISYLDVPSS; from the coding sequence ATGTTTACAGTTGACAGAGCGACGATCGACTCTACCGGCGCACTTGTTGTCGGTGAGCTGGAGCGCATGGACCAATCGCTGAATATGCCGCTGGTGTCCGTTAAATGGACCCGCGATATGCCGCTGCGCAGCGATATTTCCATTGCAGATGAAGTGTCATCCTTCACCAATACCGATTTTGTCAGCGTGGGTGGCCCAAACCCTCACGGTAAAAACTGGATGGGGAAAAAAGGGACTGCCACACCGGGGCCTGAACTGGATATTACGCCTACCCGTAATAACCTCACTCCGTGGGCTACGGAGGTGTCCTGGAATGTGCTGGAACTGGCATCGGCTCAACAGCTGGGCCGACCAATCGACACCCAGAAATACGAAGCAATGAAAACAAAATGGAACATGGACACCGACGAGCAGGTTTATATCGGTGACAAGGATCTGGGCGTTGCGGGCTTGCTTAACCTGCCTGATGTGGTTCCGCTGGCAGCTGCTGCTGCGTGGACGGCGACCACTGACCCAGATGTTATGCTGCAGGACGTTAACCTGCTGCTGACGGATGTCTGGATGCGTTCCGGTTATGCGGTTTGCCCGGCCAAAATCGGGGTGGCGCCGGAGTTGTTTGGCTTGATGACTATTAAAAAGGTTTCCTCTGCGGGCAATATTTCCGTGCTGGAGTACATCAAAATTAACAGCATCGCCTACCAGGAAAACGGCGAACCGCTGGAAATCGTCTCCATCAAATGGGCATCAAAGCGTGGCGCTGCGAATGCTCACCGCATCGTGGCTTACACCCAGGATGAAAAATATGTTCGCTTCCCTATGGTTCCACTGCTGAGCACGCCGCTGGAATACCGCAGCATGCAGCAGCTCACCGTCTATTACGGAAAGCTGGGGCAGGTTGAGGCGCCATATTCGAACACGATTTCTTACCTGGACGTTCCATCGTCCTGA
- a CDS encoding STY1053 family phage-associated protein, producing the protein MKYHVAAAATLSFADGTKVELTPGIHDSKNFTDAAKKHWAFSAYVKPLDEADLLKEQEASNNAARVALLETENTDLKAQLENRDESVSNLTNEVLALKAQLVEKDSAIETLNSELAALKDPKNGKKQ; encoded by the coding sequence ATGAAATATCACGTAGCTGCAGCTGCAACCTTGAGCTTTGCTGACGGTACCAAAGTAGAGCTAACCCCCGGCATTCACGATTCCAAAAATTTTACTGATGCTGCTAAAAAACATTGGGCATTTAGCGCTTACGTCAAACCGCTAGATGAAGCTGATTTACTCAAAGAGCAGGAGGCTAGTAATAACGCCGCCCGCGTTGCGCTGCTGGAGACGGAAAACACCGACCTGAAAGCGCAGCTGGAAAACCGGGATGAATCTGTCAGTAACCTGACTAATGAAGTGCTGGCCCTGAAAGCGCAGCTGGTGGAGAAGGATAGCGCTATCGAAACGCTGAATTCCGAGCTGGCCGCGTTGAAGGATCCGAAAAATGGCAAAAAACAGTAA